A single region of the Canis lupus dingo isolate Sandy chromosome 38, ASM325472v2, whole genome shotgun sequence genome encodes:
- the ELK4 gene encoding ETS domain-containing protein Elk-4, which produces MDSAITLWQFLLQLLQEPQNKHMISWTSNDGEFKLLQAEEVARLWGIRKNKPNMNYDKLSRALRYYYVKNIIKKVNGQKFVYKFVSYPEILKMDPLTVGRAEGDCEALSCGEVGGGARDPESGGREKPPQPGARASSRNDYIHSGLYSSFTLNSLNSSNKKLFKPIKIESPAEKLAEKKPPPEPTPSVIRFVTTPSKKLPGEPLAAATSLGPSISPSSEETLQALETLASPKLPSLEAPASAASVTAAFAAPPISSVSPSVPEPPRTPTPPLSPNPEVDTDIDSVASQPMELPENLSLEPKDQDAALLEKDKTSNSSRSKKPKGLELAPILVITGSDPSPLGILSPSLPTASLTPALFSQTPILLTPSPLLSSIHFWSTLSPVAPLSPARLQGANTLFQFPSVLNSHGPFTVSGLDGPPTPGPFSPDLQKT; this is translated from the exons ATGGACAGTGCTATCACCCTGTGGCAGTTCCTCCTTCAGCTCCTGCAGGAGCCTCAGAACAAGCACATGATCAGCTGGACCTCTAATGATGGGGAGTTCAAGCTTTTGCAGGCAGAAGAGGTGGCTCGTCTCTGGGGGATTCGGAAGAACAAGCCTAATATGAATTACGACAAACTCAGCCGAGCCCTCAGATACTATTATGTAAAG AATATCATTAAAAAAGTGAATGGTCAGAAGTTTGTGTACAAGTTTGTGTCGTACCCAGAGATTTTGAAAATGGACCCCCTGACCGTGGGCCGGGCTGAGGGAGACTGCGAAGCCCTGAGCTGCGGCGAGGTGGGCGGCGGCGCCAGGGACCCCGAGAGTGGGGGCCGGGAGAAGCCCCCCCAGCCCGGCGCCAGGGCCTCCAGCCGCAACGACTATATACACTCCGGCTTGTATTCTTCCTTCACTCTCAACTCTTTGAACTCCTCCAACAAGAAGCTTTTCAAACCCATAAAGATTGAGAGTCCAGCTGAGAAGCTGGCAGAGAAGAAGCCGCCTCCGGAGCCAACTCCGTCTGTCATCAGATTCGTAACGACCCCTTCCAAAAAGCTGCCGGGTGAACCTCTTGCTGCCGCCACGTCCCTCGGCCCCAGCATCTCTCCATCTTCAGAAGAAACCCTCCAGGCATTGGAGACTTTGGCTTCCCCCAAACTGCCTTCCCTGGAAGCCCCGGCCTCTGCAGCCAGTGTCACCGCCGCGTTCGCCGCCCCCCCCATTTCCTCCGTTTCCCCCTCTGTGCCGGagccccccaggacccccacGCCGCCGCTGAGTCCTAATCCCGAGGTTGACACGGACATCGATTCCGTGGCTTCGCAGCCCATGGAGCTTCCAGAGAATTTGTCACTAGAGCCTAAAGACCAGGATGCGGCCTTGCTGGAAAAGGACAAAACAAGCAATTCTTCAAGATCCAAGAAACCCAAAGGGTTAGAGCTGGCGCCCATCCTCGTGATCACCGGTAGTGACCCAAGTCCACTGGGAATACTGagcccctctctccccacagcTTCTCTTACACCAGCGCTTTTCTCACAG ACTCCCATCTTACTGACGCCGAGCCCCCTGCTATCCAGCATCCACTTCTGGAGTACTCTTAGCCCTGTTGCTCCCCTGAGTCCAGCCAGACTGCAAGGTGCTAACACACTTTTCCAG tttccttctgtACTGAACAGTCATGGACCGTTCACTGTGTCTGGCCTGGATGGACCACCCACCCCTGGCCCATTTTCCCCAGATCTACAGAAAACATAA
- the LOC112643214 gene encoding 60S ribosomal protein L34-like yields MVQRLTYCRRLSYDTASNKTRLSRTPGNRILYLYTEKVGKAPKSACGVCPGRLRGVRAVRPKVLMRLSKTKKHGSRAYGGSMCAKCVRDRIKRAFLIEEQKIVVKVLKAQAQSQKAKFKNEDFFE; encoded by the coding sequence ATGGTTCAGCGTTTGACATACTGTCGTAGGCTGTCCTACGATACAGCCTCTAACAAAACTAGGCTGTCCCGAACTCCTGGCAATAGAATCCTTTACCTTTATACCGAGAAGGTTGGGAAAGCGCCAAAGTCTGCGTGTGGCGTGTGTCCTGGCCGACTTCGAGGAGTTCGTGCGGTGAGACCTAAAGTCCTTATGAGATTGTCTAAAACGAAAAAACACGGCAGCAGGGCCTATGGTGGTTCCATGTGTGCCAAGTGTGTTCGTGACAGAATCAAGCGTGCTTTCCTTATTGAGGAGCAGAAAATCGTTGTGAAAGTGTTGAAGGCACAAGCACAGAGTCagaaagctaaatttaaaaatgaggatttttttgagtaa